One Tachysurus fulvidraco isolate hzauxx_2018 chromosome 2, HZAU_PFXX_2.0, whole genome shotgun sequence DNA segment encodes these proteins:
- the ap3d1 gene encoding AP-3 complex subunit delta-1 isoform X6, which translates to MALKIVKGSIDRMFDKNLQDLVRGIRNHKEDEAKYISTCIDEIKQELKQDNIAVKANAVCKLTYLQMLGYDVSWAAFNIVEVMSSSKFTFKRIGYLAASQCFHEGTDVIMLTTNQIRKDLSSPNQYDTGVALTGLSCFVTPDLARDLANDIMTLMSHTKPYIRKKAVLIMYKVFLKYPESLRPAFPRLKEKLEDPDPGVQSAAVNVICELARRNPKNYLSLAPLFFKLMTSSTNNWVLIKIIKLFGALTPLEPRLGKKLIEPLTNLIHSTSAMSLLYECVNTVIAVLISLSSGMPNHSASIQLCVQKLRILIEDSDQNLKYLGLLAMSKILKTHPKSVQSHKDLILQCLDDKDESIRLRALDLLYGMVSKKNLMEIVKKLMLHVDKAEGTTYRDELLTKIIDICSQSNYQYITNFEWYISILVELTRLEGTRHGHLIASQMLDVAIRVKAIREFAVAQMAMLLDNAHLLTGNTQRNGICEVLYAAAWICGEFSEHLEDPMQTLEAMLRPKVATLPGHIQAVYVQNAAKLFATLLQKHEGTEDIQVAQEASQMLIDRLPLFVQSANLEVQERASCILQLVKYIQKLQQKDVEVSVEVSALFAGELNPVAPKAQKKVPVPEGLDLDAWINEPPSESESEDEKPKTLFSKEEPKHTRPRHTEVDEKELARRREVRKQEQANNPFYIKSSPSTQKAYQDMPGVEHIPVVQIDLSVPLKVPGMPMSDQYLKLEEERRQKEKAEKKKKEKKKKKEKRGKGKRDDSGPESEEDITPAHHVDIVTEEMPENALPSDDDDKDPNDPHKALDIDLDKPLADSEKLPVRGHRLEVVKSPGTDEDGESIRQEPKKRSIKEKKEKKKDKEKDRKKSKEEEKKKKKKKHKNDVEDEPVDPHSENSVQSKETSVAAAPATSTSGEEAPVPPPATEVSVAAAPDSDSDEPKDEEVKSSKHKKKKQKKEKDEKEKKKKKRHHHHHHHHHSVGDGRDSVQNGTVEEEEPLPPMSNYCLLAENTYIKMMKEDTDQVYDIQGNLQDGSQVVVSVIFENKSNNFLKSMEFNVLDSLNSKLQRPDGAGPHDGLVVPFQLPPGVSNEARFVFSVQSIVMPQKLKGTLAFIVKSEDSSTHEKLDFKLHFTCTSYLITTPCYSDAYAKLLESGDLKSSSLKLEGINMPFHHLLARICFHHHFSIVERIDSCASMYSRSIQGHHVCLLVKTADQTVSIDAKCDEPSLLGNVLEEIKQTFSQC; encoded by the exons ATGGCTTTAAAGATCGTTAAAGGGAGCATCGATCGGATGTTCGATAAAAACCTTCAGGACTTAGTACGTGGCATTAGGAACCACAAGGAAGATGAG GCCAAATACATCTCCACATGCATCGACGAGATCAAGCAGGAACTCAAACAGGACAATATTGCCGTCAAAGCCAATGCAGTGTGCAAGCTCACCTAC ttgcAGATGCTTGGATATGATGTCAGCTGGGCTGCATTCAATATTGTTGAGGTGATGAGCTCTTCCAAATTCACCTTTAAG CGAATCGGTTACCTGGCTGCCTCACAGTGCTTTCATGAAGGCACTGATGTCATCATGCTtacgaccaatcagattcgcaAG GATCTCAGCAGTCCAAATCAGTACGACACTGGTGTGGCTCTGACTGGCCTCTCCTGCTTTGTGACCCCTGACCTGGCCCGTGACCTTGCCAACGATATTATGACTCTG ATGTCTCACACTAAGCCATACATTAGGAAGAAGGCTGTGCTCATCATGTATAAGGTGTTCCTGAAGTACCCTGAGTCTCTGCGGCCTGCCTTCCCCCGACTCAAGGAGAAACTGGAGGACCCAGACCCAG GTGTACAGTCGGCAGCAGTTAATGTCATCTGCGAGTTGGCCAGGAGAAACCCCAAGAACTACCTGTCCTTGGCCCCCCTTTTCTTTAAGCTGATGACCTCCTCCACAAACAACTGGGTCCTCATCAAAATCATCAAACTG tTTGGCGCCCTTACCCCTTTGGAGCCTCGTCTAGGGAAGAAGCTGATCGAGCCCTTAACTAACCTCATCCACAG TACCTCTGCCATGTCTCTGCTGTACgagtgtgtaaacacagtgATTGCAG TGTTGATTTCTCTGTCCTCTGGGATGCCCAACCACAGTGCTAGCATTCAG CTCTGTGTGCAGAAACTGCGAATCCTGATTGAAGACTCAGACCAGAACT TGAAGTACTTGGGTCTGTTAGCTATGTCCAAGATCCTAAAGACGCACCCAAAGTCTGTGCAGTCACACAAGGACCTGATCCTGCAGTGTCTGGATGACAAGGACGAGTCCATCCGACTGCGGGCTCTGGATCTTCTCTATGGCATG GTCTCTAAGAAGAACCTGATGGAAATTGTCAAGAAGCTGATGCTGCATGTAGATAAGGCTGAAGGCACCACATATAGAGATGAGCTGCTAACCAAGATCATCGACATTTGTAGCCAGAGCAACTACCAGTACATCACTAACTTTGAGTG GTACATTAGCATTCTGGTAGAGCTAACACGGCTTGAAGGCACCCGCCACGGTCATCTCATTGCTTCTCAGATGTTAGATGTGGCCATCCGTGTGAAGGCCATCAGAGAATTTGCTGTGGCTCAGATGGCCATGCTTTTAGATAATGCACATCTGCTGACAGGCAACACGCAGCGCAATGGAATTTGTGAGGTCCTCTATGCTGCTGCATGGATCTGTGGGGAATTTTCTGA ACACCTGGAGGACCCCATGCAGACGCTAGAGGCCATGTTGAGACCCAAGGTGGCAACTTTGCCAGGCCACATCCAGGCTGTGTATGTGCAGAATGCTGCAAAGCTGTTTGCAACATTGCTGCAGAAACATGAGGGGACAGAAGACATCCAGGTTGCTCAGGAGGCTAGTCAGATGCTCATAGACAGACTGCCTCTGTTTGTCCAGAGTGCTAACCTGGAAGTACAGGAGAGG gcaTCCTGCATTCTACAGCTAGTAAAATATATTCAGAAGCTGCAGCAGAAGGATGTAGAAGTATCTGTGGAGGTATCTGCGCTATTTGCAGGAGAACTTAACCCTGTGGCTCCTAAAGCTCAGAAGAAAGTGCCTGTGCCTGAAGG ACTGGATCTGGATGCTTGGATCAATGAACCTCCATCTGAGAGCGAGTCTGAAGATGAGAAGCCCAAGACTTTGTTTTCTAAAGAGGAGCCCAAGCACACTCGACCTCGCCACACTGAAGTTGATGAGAAAGAGCTGGCAAGG AGAAGGGAAGTCAGGAAGCAGGAACAAGCTAACAACCCCTTCTACATTAAATCCTCCCCGTCCACTCAGAAG GCGTATCAGGACATGCCAGGTGTAGAGCACATTCCAGTGGTACAGATTGACCTTAGTGTGCCACTCAAAGTTCCAG GGATGCCCATGTCTGATCAGTACCTGAAATTGGAGGAGGAGCGTCGACAGAAGGAGAAggcagagaagaagaagaaagagaaaaagaagaagaaagagaagcgTGGGAAAGGGAAGAGAGATGACTCTGGCCCTGAGAGTGAGGAAGATATCACACCGGCTCACCACGTGGATATAGTCACTGAGGAGATGCCAGAG AATGCCTTACCAAGTGACGATGACGACAAAGATCCTAATGATCCACACAAAGCCCTGGACATTGATTTAGACAA GCCCCTGGCAGACAGTGAGAAGCTGCCAGTGAGGGGACACCGCCTTGAAGTTGTTAAGAGCCCTGGGACAGATGAAGACGGAGAGAGCATCCGACAGGAGCCTAAGAAGAGGAGCAtcaaggagaagaaagagaagaagaaagacaagGAGAAGGACAGAAAG AAGAgcaaagaggaagagaagaagaaaaagaagaagaaacacaaaaatgatGTGGAAGATGAGCCAGTGGATCCTCACTCAGAAAACTCCGTGCAATCAAAAGAGACCAGCGTGGCAGCAGCCCCAGCTACCTCCACATCTGGCGAG GAGGCACCGGTTCCACCACCAGCCACTGAGGTGAGTGTAGCTGCAGCCCCAGATTCTGATTCGGACGAGCCCAAAGATGAAGAAGTG AAATCATCTAAACATaagaagaaaaagcagaagaaagaaaaagatgaaaaggaaaagaagaagaaaaagcggcaccaccaccaccaccaccatcaccacagTGTGGGAGATGGGAGGGATTCGGTACAGAACGGCACCGTGGAGGAAGAGGAGCCACTACCG CCCATGTCAAACTACTGCCTCCTGGCTGAAAACACGTACATTAAAATG ATGAAGGAGGATACTGATCAG GTGTACGATATTCAGGGAAATTTGCAGGATGGCAGTCAAGTTGTTGTGTCGGTCATCTTTGAGAACAAGAGCAACAACTTCTTGAAGTCCATGGAGTTCAATGTGCTGGATTCCCTCAACTCAAAACTGCAGCGGCCGGATGGAGCTGGACCCCATGATGGGCTTGTTGTGCCCTTCCAGCTGCCACCAG GTGTGTCAAATGAGGCCCGCTTCGTGTTTTCAGTGCAGAGCATTGTGATGCCTCAGAAACTGAAGGGAACCCTCGCTTTCATAGTAAAG TCAGAAGATTCCTCAACTCATGAGAAACTGGACTTCAAACTGCACTTTACCTGCACATCATATTT
- the ap3d1 gene encoding AP-3 complex subunit delta-1 isoform X1, which yields MALKIVKGSIDRMFDKNLQDLVRGIRNHKEDEAKYISTCIDEIKQELKQDNIAVKANAVCKLTYLQMLGYDVSWAAFNIVEVMSSSKFTFKRIGYLAASQCFHEGTDVIMLTTNQIRKDLSSPNQYDTGVALTGLSCFVTPDLARDLANDIMTLMSHTKPYIRKKAVLIMYKVFLKYPESLRPAFPRLKEKLEDPDPGVQSAAVNVICELARRNPKNYLSLAPLFFKLMTSSTNNWVLIKIIKLFGALTPLEPRLGKKLIEPLTNLIHSTSAMSLLYECVNTVIAVLISLSSGMPNHSASIQLCVQKLRILIEDSDQNLKYLGLLAMSKILKTHPKSVQSHKDLILQCLDDKDESIRLRALDLLYGMVSKKNLMEIVKKLMLHVDKAEGTTYRDELLTKIIDICSQSNYQYITNFEWYISILVELTRLEGTRHGHLIASQMLDVAIRVKAIREFAVAQMAMLLDNAHLLTGNTQRNGICEVLYAAAWICGEFSEHLEDPMQTLEAMLRPKVATLPGHIQAVYVQNAAKLFATLLQKHEGTEDIQVAQEASQMLIDRLPLFVQSANLEVQERASCILQLVKYIQKLQQKDVEVSVEVSALFAGELNPVAPKAQKKVPVPEGLDLDAWINEPPSESESEDEKPKTLFSKEEPKHTRPRHTEVDEKELARRREVRKQEQANNPFYIKSSPSTQKAYQDMPGVEHIPVVQIDLSVPLKVPGMPMSDQYLKLEEERRQKEKAEKKKKEKKKKKEKRGKGKRDDSGPESEEDITPAHHVDIVTEEMPENALPSDDDDKDPNDPHKALDIDLDNLLSGANCRPLADSEKLPVRGHRLEVVKSPGTDEDGESIRQEPKKRSIKEKKEKKKDKEKDRKKSKEEEKKKKKKKHKNDVEDEPVDPHSENSVQSKETSVAAAPATSTSGEASDLDFWLSSAPVPPPAKEAPVPPPATEVSVAAAPDSDSDEPKDEEVKSSKHKKKKQKKEKDEKEKKKKKRHHHHHHHHHSVGDGRDSVQNGTVEEEEPLPPMSNYCLLAENTYIKMMKEDTDQVYDIQGNLQDGSQVVVSVIFENKSNNFLKSMEFNVLDSLNSKLQRPDGAGPHDGLVVPFQLPPGVSNEARFVFSVQSIVMPQKLKGTLAFIVKSEDSSTHEKLDFKLHFTCTSYLITTPCYSDAYAKLLESGDLKSSSLKLEGINMPFHHLLARICFHHHFSIVERIDSCASMYSRSIQGHHVCLLVKTADQTVSIDAKCDEPSLLGNVLEEIKQTFSQC from the exons ATGGCTTTAAAGATCGTTAAAGGGAGCATCGATCGGATGTTCGATAAAAACCTTCAGGACTTAGTACGTGGCATTAGGAACCACAAGGAAGATGAG GCCAAATACATCTCCACATGCATCGACGAGATCAAGCAGGAACTCAAACAGGACAATATTGCCGTCAAAGCCAATGCAGTGTGCAAGCTCACCTAC ttgcAGATGCTTGGATATGATGTCAGCTGGGCTGCATTCAATATTGTTGAGGTGATGAGCTCTTCCAAATTCACCTTTAAG CGAATCGGTTACCTGGCTGCCTCACAGTGCTTTCATGAAGGCACTGATGTCATCATGCTtacgaccaatcagattcgcaAG GATCTCAGCAGTCCAAATCAGTACGACACTGGTGTGGCTCTGACTGGCCTCTCCTGCTTTGTGACCCCTGACCTGGCCCGTGACCTTGCCAACGATATTATGACTCTG ATGTCTCACACTAAGCCATACATTAGGAAGAAGGCTGTGCTCATCATGTATAAGGTGTTCCTGAAGTACCCTGAGTCTCTGCGGCCTGCCTTCCCCCGACTCAAGGAGAAACTGGAGGACCCAGACCCAG GTGTACAGTCGGCAGCAGTTAATGTCATCTGCGAGTTGGCCAGGAGAAACCCCAAGAACTACCTGTCCTTGGCCCCCCTTTTCTTTAAGCTGATGACCTCCTCCACAAACAACTGGGTCCTCATCAAAATCATCAAACTG tTTGGCGCCCTTACCCCTTTGGAGCCTCGTCTAGGGAAGAAGCTGATCGAGCCCTTAACTAACCTCATCCACAG TACCTCTGCCATGTCTCTGCTGTACgagtgtgtaaacacagtgATTGCAG TGTTGATTTCTCTGTCCTCTGGGATGCCCAACCACAGTGCTAGCATTCAG CTCTGTGTGCAGAAACTGCGAATCCTGATTGAAGACTCAGACCAGAACT TGAAGTACTTGGGTCTGTTAGCTATGTCCAAGATCCTAAAGACGCACCCAAAGTCTGTGCAGTCACACAAGGACCTGATCCTGCAGTGTCTGGATGACAAGGACGAGTCCATCCGACTGCGGGCTCTGGATCTTCTCTATGGCATG GTCTCTAAGAAGAACCTGATGGAAATTGTCAAGAAGCTGATGCTGCATGTAGATAAGGCTGAAGGCACCACATATAGAGATGAGCTGCTAACCAAGATCATCGACATTTGTAGCCAGAGCAACTACCAGTACATCACTAACTTTGAGTG GTACATTAGCATTCTGGTAGAGCTAACACGGCTTGAAGGCACCCGCCACGGTCATCTCATTGCTTCTCAGATGTTAGATGTGGCCATCCGTGTGAAGGCCATCAGAGAATTTGCTGTGGCTCAGATGGCCATGCTTTTAGATAATGCACATCTGCTGACAGGCAACACGCAGCGCAATGGAATTTGTGAGGTCCTCTATGCTGCTGCATGGATCTGTGGGGAATTTTCTGA ACACCTGGAGGACCCCATGCAGACGCTAGAGGCCATGTTGAGACCCAAGGTGGCAACTTTGCCAGGCCACATCCAGGCTGTGTATGTGCAGAATGCTGCAAAGCTGTTTGCAACATTGCTGCAGAAACATGAGGGGACAGAAGACATCCAGGTTGCTCAGGAGGCTAGTCAGATGCTCATAGACAGACTGCCTCTGTTTGTCCAGAGTGCTAACCTGGAAGTACAGGAGAGG gcaTCCTGCATTCTACAGCTAGTAAAATATATTCAGAAGCTGCAGCAGAAGGATGTAGAAGTATCTGTGGAGGTATCTGCGCTATTTGCAGGAGAACTTAACCCTGTGGCTCCTAAAGCTCAGAAGAAAGTGCCTGTGCCTGAAGG ACTGGATCTGGATGCTTGGATCAATGAACCTCCATCTGAGAGCGAGTCTGAAGATGAGAAGCCCAAGACTTTGTTTTCTAAAGAGGAGCCCAAGCACACTCGACCTCGCCACACTGAAGTTGATGAGAAAGAGCTGGCAAGG AGAAGGGAAGTCAGGAAGCAGGAACAAGCTAACAACCCCTTCTACATTAAATCCTCCCCGTCCACTCAGAAG GCGTATCAGGACATGCCAGGTGTAGAGCACATTCCAGTGGTACAGATTGACCTTAGTGTGCCACTCAAAGTTCCAG GGATGCCCATGTCTGATCAGTACCTGAAATTGGAGGAGGAGCGTCGACAGAAGGAGAAggcagagaagaagaagaaagagaaaaagaagaagaaagagaagcgTGGGAAAGGGAAGAGAGATGACTCTGGCCCTGAGAGTGAGGAAGATATCACACCGGCTCACCACGTGGATATAGTCACTGAGGAGATGCCAGAG AATGCCTTACCAAGTGACGATGACGACAAAGATCCTAATGATCCACACAAAGCCCTGGACATTGATTTAGACAA TCTGCTTTCTGGTGCTAACTGCAG GCCCCTGGCAGACAGTGAGAAGCTGCCAGTGAGGGGACACCGCCTTGAAGTTGTTAAGAGCCCTGGGACAGATGAAGACGGAGAGAGCATCCGACAGGAGCCTAAGAAGAGGAGCAtcaaggagaagaaagagaagaagaaagacaagGAGAAGGACAGAAAG AAGAgcaaagaggaagagaagaagaaaaagaagaagaaacacaaaaatgatGTGGAAGATGAGCCAGTGGATCCTCACTCAGAAAACTCCGTGCAATCAAAAGAGACCAGCGTGGCAGCAGCCCCAGCTACCTCCACATCTGGCGAG GCATCTGATTTGGATTTCTGGCTCTCTAGTGCTCCTGTTCCCCCACCTGCCAAG GAGGCACCGGTTCCACCACCAGCCACTGAGGTGAGTGTAGCTGCAGCCCCAGATTCTGATTCGGACGAGCCCAAAGATGAAGAAGTG AAATCATCTAAACATaagaagaaaaagcagaagaaagaaaaagatgaaaaggaaaagaagaagaaaaagcggcaccaccaccaccaccaccatcaccacagTGTGGGAGATGGGAGGGATTCGGTACAGAACGGCACCGTGGAGGAAGAGGAGCCACTACCG CCCATGTCAAACTACTGCCTCCTGGCTGAAAACACGTACATTAAAATG ATGAAGGAGGATACTGATCAG GTGTACGATATTCAGGGAAATTTGCAGGATGGCAGTCAAGTTGTTGTGTCGGTCATCTTTGAGAACAAGAGCAACAACTTCTTGAAGTCCATGGAGTTCAATGTGCTGGATTCCCTCAACTCAAAACTGCAGCGGCCGGATGGAGCTGGACCCCATGATGGGCTTGTTGTGCCCTTCCAGCTGCCACCAG GTGTGTCAAATGAGGCCCGCTTCGTGTTTTCAGTGCAGAGCATTGTGATGCCTCAGAAACTGAAGGGAACCCTCGCTTTCATAGTAAAG TCAGAAGATTCCTCAACTCATGAGAAACTGGACTTCAAACTGCACTTTACCTGCACATCATATTT
- the ap3d1 gene encoding AP-3 complex subunit delta-1 isoform X4 yields MALKIVKGSIDRMFDKNLQDLVRGIRNHKEDEAKYISTCIDEIKQELKQDNIAVKANAVCKLTYLQMLGYDVSWAAFNIVEVMSSSKFTFKRIGYLAASQCFHEGTDVIMLTTNQIRKDLSSPNQYDTGVALTGLSCFVTPDLARDLANDIMTLMSHTKPYIRKKAVLIMYKVFLKYPESLRPAFPRLKEKLEDPDPGVQSAAVNVICELARRNPKNYLSLAPLFFKLMTSSTNNWVLIKIIKLFGALTPLEPRLGKKLIEPLTNLIHSTSAMSLLYECVNTVIAVLISLSSGMPNHSASIQLCVQKLRILIEDSDQNLKYLGLLAMSKILKTHPKSVQSHKDLILQCLDDKDESIRLRALDLLYGMVSKKNLMEIVKKLMLHVDKAEGTTYRDELLTKIIDICSQSNYQYITNFEWYISILVELTRLEGTRHGHLIASQMLDVAIRVKAIREFAVAQMAMLLDNAHLLTGNTQRNGICEVLYAAAWICGEFSEHLEDPMQTLEAMLRPKVATLPGHIQAVYVQNAAKLFATLLQKHEGTEDIQVAQEASQMLIDRLPLFVQSANLEVQERASCILQLVKYIQKLQQKDVEVSVEVSALFAGELNPVAPKAQKKVPVPEGLDLDAWINEPPSESESEDEKPKTLFSKEEPKHTRPRHTEVDEKELARRREVRKQEQANNPFYIKSSPSTQKAYQDMPGVEHIPVVQIDLSVPLKVPGMPMSDQYLKLEEERRQKEKAEKKKKEKKKKKEKRGKGKRDDSGPESEEDITPAHHVDIVTEEMPENALPSDDDDKDPNDPHKALDIDLDNLLSGANCRPLADSEKLPVRGHRLEVVKSPGTDEDGESIRQEPKKRSIKEKKEKKKDKEKDRKKSKEEEKKKKKKKHKNDVEDEPVDPHSENSVQSKETSVAAAPATSTSGEEAPVPPPATEVSVAAAPDSDSDEPKDEEVKSSKHKKKKQKKEKDEKEKKKKKRHHHHHHHHHSVGDGRDSVQNGTVEEEEPLPPMSNYCLLAENTYIKMMKEDTDQVYDIQGNLQDGSQVVVSVIFENKSNNFLKSMEFNVLDSLNSKLQRPDGAGPHDGLVVPFQLPPGVSNEARFVFSVQSIVMPQKLKGTLAFIVKSEDSSTHEKLDFKLHFTCTSYLITTPCYSDAYAKLLESGDLKSSSLKLEGINMPFHHLLARICFHHHFSIVERIDSCASMYSRSIQGHHVCLLVKTADQTVSIDAKCDEPSLLGNVLEEIKQTFSQC; encoded by the exons ATGGCTTTAAAGATCGTTAAAGGGAGCATCGATCGGATGTTCGATAAAAACCTTCAGGACTTAGTACGTGGCATTAGGAACCACAAGGAAGATGAG GCCAAATACATCTCCACATGCATCGACGAGATCAAGCAGGAACTCAAACAGGACAATATTGCCGTCAAAGCCAATGCAGTGTGCAAGCTCACCTAC ttgcAGATGCTTGGATATGATGTCAGCTGGGCTGCATTCAATATTGTTGAGGTGATGAGCTCTTCCAAATTCACCTTTAAG CGAATCGGTTACCTGGCTGCCTCACAGTGCTTTCATGAAGGCACTGATGTCATCATGCTtacgaccaatcagattcgcaAG GATCTCAGCAGTCCAAATCAGTACGACACTGGTGTGGCTCTGACTGGCCTCTCCTGCTTTGTGACCCCTGACCTGGCCCGTGACCTTGCCAACGATATTATGACTCTG ATGTCTCACACTAAGCCATACATTAGGAAGAAGGCTGTGCTCATCATGTATAAGGTGTTCCTGAAGTACCCTGAGTCTCTGCGGCCTGCCTTCCCCCGACTCAAGGAGAAACTGGAGGACCCAGACCCAG GTGTACAGTCGGCAGCAGTTAATGTCATCTGCGAGTTGGCCAGGAGAAACCCCAAGAACTACCTGTCCTTGGCCCCCCTTTTCTTTAAGCTGATGACCTCCTCCACAAACAACTGGGTCCTCATCAAAATCATCAAACTG tTTGGCGCCCTTACCCCTTTGGAGCCTCGTCTAGGGAAGAAGCTGATCGAGCCCTTAACTAACCTCATCCACAG TACCTCTGCCATGTCTCTGCTGTACgagtgtgtaaacacagtgATTGCAG TGTTGATTTCTCTGTCCTCTGGGATGCCCAACCACAGTGCTAGCATTCAG CTCTGTGTGCAGAAACTGCGAATCCTGATTGAAGACTCAGACCAGAACT TGAAGTACTTGGGTCTGTTAGCTATGTCCAAGATCCTAAAGACGCACCCAAAGTCTGTGCAGTCACACAAGGACCTGATCCTGCAGTGTCTGGATGACAAGGACGAGTCCATCCGACTGCGGGCTCTGGATCTTCTCTATGGCATG GTCTCTAAGAAGAACCTGATGGAAATTGTCAAGAAGCTGATGCTGCATGTAGATAAGGCTGAAGGCACCACATATAGAGATGAGCTGCTAACCAAGATCATCGACATTTGTAGCCAGAGCAACTACCAGTACATCACTAACTTTGAGTG GTACATTAGCATTCTGGTAGAGCTAACACGGCTTGAAGGCACCCGCCACGGTCATCTCATTGCTTCTCAGATGTTAGATGTGGCCATCCGTGTGAAGGCCATCAGAGAATTTGCTGTGGCTCAGATGGCCATGCTTTTAGATAATGCACATCTGCTGACAGGCAACACGCAGCGCAATGGAATTTGTGAGGTCCTCTATGCTGCTGCATGGATCTGTGGGGAATTTTCTGA ACACCTGGAGGACCCCATGCAGACGCTAGAGGCCATGTTGAGACCCAAGGTGGCAACTTTGCCAGGCCACATCCAGGCTGTGTATGTGCAGAATGCTGCAAAGCTGTTTGCAACATTGCTGCAGAAACATGAGGGGACAGAAGACATCCAGGTTGCTCAGGAGGCTAGTCAGATGCTCATAGACAGACTGCCTCTGTTTGTCCAGAGTGCTAACCTGGAAGTACAGGAGAGG gcaTCCTGCATTCTACAGCTAGTAAAATATATTCAGAAGCTGCAGCAGAAGGATGTAGAAGTATCTGTGGAGGTATCTGCGCTATTTGCAGGAGAACTTAACCCTGTGGCTCCTAAAGCTCAGAAGAAAGTGCCTGTGCCTGAAGG ACTGGATCTGGATGCTTGGATCAATGAACCTCCATCTGAGAGCGAGTCTGAAGATGAGAAGCCCAAGACTTTGTTTTCTAAAGAGGAGCCCAAGCACACTCGACCTCGCCACACTGAAGTTGATGAGAAAGAGCTGGCAAGG AGAAGGGAAGTCAGGAAGCAGGAACAAGCTAACAACCCCTTCTACATTAAATCCTCCCCGTCCACTCAGAAG GCGTATCAGGACATGCCAGGTGTAGAGCACATTCCAGTGGTACAGATTGACCTTAGTGTGCCACTCAAAGTTCCAG GGATGCCCATGTCTGATCAGTACCTGAAATTGGAGGAGGAGCGTCGACAGAAGGAGAAggcagagaagaagaagaaagagaaaaagaagaagaaagagaagcgTGGGAAAGGGAAGAGAGATGACTCTGGCCCTGAGAGTGAGGAAGATATCACACCGGCTCACCACGTGGATATAGTCACTGAGGAGATGCCAGAG AATGCCTTACCAAGTGACGATGACGACAAAGATCCTAATGATCCACACAAAGCCCTGGACATTGATTTAGACAA TCTGCTTTCTGGTGCTAACTGCAG GCCCCTGGCAGACAGTGAGAAGCTGCCAGTGAGGGGACACCGCCTTGAAGTTGTTAAGAGCCCTGGGACAGATGAAGACGGAGAGAGCATCCGACAGGAGCCTAAGAAGAGGAGCAtcaaggagaagaaagagaagaagaaagacaagGAGAAGGACAGAAAG AAGAgcaaagaggaagagaagaagaaaaagaagaagaaacacaaaaatgatGTGGAAGATGAGCCAGTGGATCCTCACTCAGAAAACTCCGTGCAATCAAAAGAGACCAGCGTGGCAGCAGCCCCAGCTACCTCCACATCTGGCGAG GAGGCACCGGTTCCACCACCAGCCACTGAGGTGAGTGTAGCTGCAGCCCCAGATTCTGATTCGGACGAGCCCAAAGATGAAGAAGTG AAATCATCTAAACATaagaagaaaaagcagaagaaagaaaaagatgaaaaggaaaagaagaagaaaaagcggcaccaccaccaccaccaccatcaccacagTGTGGGAGATGGGAGGGATTCGGTACAGAACGGCACCGTGGAGGAAGAGGAGCCACTACCG CCCATGTCAAACTACTGCCTCCTGGCTGAAAACACGTACATTAAAATG ATGAAGGAGGATACTGATCAG GTGTACGATATTCAGGGAAATTTGCAGGATGGCAGTCAAGTTGTTGTGTCGGTCATCTTTGAGAACAAGAGCAACAACTTCTTGAAGTCCATGGAGTTCAATGTGCTGGATTCCCTCAACTCAAAACTGCAGCGGCCGGATGGAGCTGGACCCCATGATGGGCTTGTTGTGCCCTTCCAGCTGCCACCAG GTGTGTCAAATGAGGCCCGCTTCGTGTTTTCAGTGCAGAGCATTGTGATGCCTCAGAAACTGAAGGGAACCCTCGCTTTCATAGTAAAG TCAGAAGATTCCTCAACTCATGAGAAACTGGACTTCAAACTGCACTTTACCTGCACATCATATTT